The Methanoculleus marisnigri JR1 genome window below encodes:
- the uvrB gene encoding excinuclease ABC subunit UvrB — translation MTAFHLKADFKPTGSQPDAIRKLTDGLSRGEQYQTLLGVTGSGKTFTIANVVEEVQKPTLVIAHNKTLAAQLYNEFRSFFPDNRVEYFVSYYDYYQPESYIAKRDLYIEKDAQINPKIEQMRLAATASLLSRPDTIIVASVSCIYGLGNPENFQGMGFEMKVRDRMRRDDIIRRLVDIQFERNDIELMPGRFRVKGDTIDIVPGYFNNIIRIELFGDEIDRISEIDKTSGERLEAMDYFFVYPARHFVAPEEEKERAIASIEQELEEWLPNLDMLEAHRLRQRTLYDIDMLRETGTCKGIENYSRHFDGRKAGEQPYCLLDYFPEDFLMVIDESHQTLPQVRGMYNGDYSRKKSLVDYGFRLPSAFDNRPLKFEEFSGYMKNVIFVSATPGDYELKRSSVAEQIIRPTGLVDPAVEIRPIEGQIPDVMTEIRATIERGDRILLTTLTKRLAEELSEYLAEQGIKTRYLHSEIDTIERTEIIRQLRLGKYDVLVGINLLREGLDIPEVGFVGILDADKEGFLRDARSLVQTIGRAARNVNAKVVLYADTMTDSIKKAMAETGRRRAMQLDYNVRHGITPQTIVKPIREKEVDITDIKHVPKSEVPNLIIELEADMREAAERLEFERAIALRDMIKRLQEGKGR, via the coding sequence ATGACGGCATTTCACCTTAAAGCGGATTTTAAGCCAACCGGCTCGCAGCCCGACGCGATCCGGAAACTTACCGACGGGCTTTCCCGCGGCGAGCAGTACCAGACCCTCCTCGGGGTCACGGGGTCGGGGAAGACGTTTACGATAGCAAACGTCGTCGAGGAGGTCCAGAAGCCCACCCTCGTCATAGCCCACAACAAGACGCTTGCCGCCCAGCTCTACAACGAGTTCAGGTCGTTCTTCCCCGATAACCGGGTGGAGTACTTCGTCTCCTACTACGACTACTACCAGCCTGAGTCCTACATCGCGAAGCGCGACCTCTACATCGAGAAAGACGCCCAGATCAACCCCAAGATCGAGCAGATGCGGCTTGCGGCCACAGCATCGCTTCTCTCCCGCCCGGACACCATCATCGTCGCCTCGGTCTCCTGCATCTACGGTCTCGGGAACCCCGAAAACTTCCAGGGGATGGGCTTTGAGATGAAGGTCCGCGACAGGATGCGGCGGGATGATATCATCAGGAGACTCGTCGACATCCAGTTCGAGCGAAACGACATCGAGCTCATGCCGGGCCGGTTCCGCGTGAAGGGCGACACCATCGATATCGTCCCCGGCTACTTCAACAACATCATCCGTATCGAACTCTTCGGGGACGAGATCGACCGGATCAGCGAGATCGACAAGACCTCGGGAGAGCGGCTGGAGGCGATGGACTACTTCTTCGTCTACCCGGCCAGGCACTTCGTCGCCCCCGAGGAGGAGAAGGAGCGGGCGATAGCCTCGATCGAGCAGGAACTCGAGGAGTGGCTCCCGAACCTCGATATGCTCGAGGCGCATCGCCTCCGCCAGCGGACACTCTACGACATCGATATGCTCCGCGAGACCGGGACCTGCAAGGGGATCGAGAACTACTCCCGCCACTTCGACGGGAGAAAAGCCGGCGAACAGCCTTACTGCCTGCTTGACTACTTCCCCGAGGACTTCCTGATGGTGATCGACGAGAGCCACCAGACCCTGCCCCAGGTCAGGGGGATGTACAACGGCGACTACTCGCGGAAGAAGTCCCTCGTGGACTACGGCTTTAGGCTCCCGTCGGCGTTCGACAACCGGCCGCTGAAGTTCGAGGAGTTCTCGGGCTACATGAAAAACGTCATCTTCGTCTCGGCGACCCCCGGCGACTACGAACTGAAACGATCGAGCGTCGCGGAGCAGATCATCCGGCCCACGGGGCTCGTCGACCCGGCAGTCGAGATCCGGCCGATCGAGGGGCAGATCCCGGACGTGATGACGGAGATCCGGGCCACCATCGAACGCGGCGACCGCATACTGCTGACGACCCTTACAAAGCGGCTCGCCGAGGAACTCTCGGAGTATCTCGCCGAGCAGGGGATCAAGACCCGCTACCTCCATTCCGAGATCGACACCATCGAGCGGACGGAGATCATCCGGCAGCTCCGTCTCGGGAAGTACGACGTCCTCGTCGGGATCAACCTCCTGCGGGAGGGGCTCGACATCCCCGAGGTGGGGTTCGTCGGCATCCTCGACGCCGACAAGGAAGGGTTCCTCCGCGACGCGAGAAGCCTCGTCCAGACCATCGGGCGGGCCGCCCGGAACGTCAACGCGAAGGTCGTGCTCTACGCCGACACCATGACCGACTCGATCAAGAAAGCGATGGCCGAGACCGGGCGGCGGCGGGCGATGCAGCTCGACTACAACGTCCGGCACGGCATCACGCCGCAGACGATCGTAAAACCGATCCGCGAAAAAGAGGTCGATATCACCGATATCAAACACGTCCCGAAGTCCGAAGTCCCGAACCTGATCATCGAACTCGAGGCCGATATGCGGGAGGCGGCGGAGCGCCTGGAGTTCGAGCGGGCGATTGCTCTGCGGGATATGATCAAGAGGCTGCAGGAAGGGAAAGGGCGGTAG
- the uvrC gene encoding excinuclease ABC subunit UvrC, with protein MIDTQSLPTEPGCYLFSDSEGTIIYVGKAKNLRRRVSSYFSRHDLDPKTGRLVAAIAGLDFIVTDNEVEAFILENTLIKKHQPKYNIDLKDAKRYAYIHITDEPYPRIHTARQPDGNGRYYGPFVSAREREDLLRLLKSLFGLRSCRRLPRRPCLRAHIGSCSAPCTGRIGEDEYRERVRRAEAVLKGDIAGLIRTLREEMAASAERQEYERAMELRNQITALEGLRERQHVDRQKTYNEDIVNYIASEGTVFLMLFNVDRGTLAGKREYTFDETEGFLEEFLARYYADHEPPEEVILPVPVDDAVAGYLSHLRGTKVRVVVPQRGEKKNLLDLVKKNVEIAFFGDRIKLDELKRHLHLPDLPVAIECFDISHLSGTAMVGSMVRFLWGKPDKRNYRRFRIRTVEGVDDFAAIAEVVRRRYSRLQKEGGEFPDLILIDGGKGQLAAATAVLRDLGIKVPIAAIAKREEEVFVPGFSHPLPLEKHEKASLFLQEIRDEAHRFAITYHRTLRKKTVVP; from the coding sequence ATGATCGATACCCAGAGTCTTCCGACCGAACCCGGATGCTACCTCTTCTCCGACAGTGAGGGGACCATCATCTATGTCGGGAAGGCGAAGAACCTCCGGCGCCGGGTATCGAGTTATTTCTCCCGGCACGACCTCGATCCGAAGACCGGCAGGCTCGTCGCCGCGATCGCCGGCCTCGACTTCATCGTCACCGACAACGAGGTCGAGGCGTTCATCCTCGAGAACACCCTGATCAAGAAGCACCAGCCGAAGTACAACATCGACCTCAAGGACGCGAAGCGGTACGCCTACATCCATATCACCGACGAGCCCTACCCCCGGATCCACACCGCCCGCCAGCCCGATGGGAACGGCCGGTACTACGGGCCTTTCGTCTCCGCACGAGAGCGCGAAGACCTGCTGCGCCTCTTAAAATCGCTCTTCGGCCTCCGGTCGTGCCGGCGCCTCCCCCGCCGCCCGTGCCTCCGTGCACACATCGGCTCGTGCAGCGCCCCCTGCACGGGAAGGATCGGCGAGGACGAATACCGCGAAAGGGTCAGGAGGGCCGAAGCGGTCCTGAAAGGGGATATCGCCGGGCTCATCCGGACGCTCCGCGAGGAGATGGCAGCCTCGGCAGAGCGGCAGGAGTACGAGCGGGCGATGGAGCTCCGCAACCAGATCACAGCCCTTGAGGGGCTGCGCGAACGCCAGCACGTCGACCGGCAGAAGACCTACAACGAGGATATCGTCAACTATATCGCAAGCGAGGGAACCGTCTTTCTGATGCTCTTCAACGTCGACCGGGGAACGCTTGCCGGGAAGCGCGAGTACACCTTCGACGAGACGGAGGGGTTCCTGGAGGAGTTCCTCGCCCGCTACTACGCCGACCACGAGCCGCCGGAGGAGGTGATCCTGCCCGTGCCGGTCGACGACGCGGTCGCCGGCTATCTCTCCCACCTCCGGGGCACTAAAGTCCGGGTGGTCGTGCCGCAGCGGGGCGAGAAGAAGAATCTGCTCGACCTGGTCAAAAAGAACGTGGAGATCGCGTTCTTCGGCGACCGGATCAAACTGGACGAACTGAAACGCCACCTGCACCTCCCGGACCTCCCGGTCGCGATCGAGTGCTTCGATATCTCCCACCTCTCCGGGACGGCGATGGTGGGCTCGATGGTCCGGTTCCTCTGGGGGAAGCCCGACAAACGAAACTACCGGCGATTCCGGATACGGACGGTCGAGGGCGTCGACGACTTCGCGGCCATCGCCGAGGTGGTCCGCCGGCGATACTCGCGGCTCCAGAAGGAGGGCGGCGAGTTCCCCGACCTGATCCTCATCGACGGCGGGAAGGGGCAGCTTGCGGCGGCAACCGCGGTGCTGAGAGACCTCGGGATCAAGGTCCCGATCGCGGCGATCGCGAAGCGCGAGGAGGAGGTCTTCGTGCCGGGCTTCTCCCACCCCCTGCCGCTTGAGAAGCACGAGAAGGCGTCGCTCTTCCTCCAGGAGATCCGCGACGAGGCGCACCGGTTCGCGATCACGTATCACAGAACGCTCCGGAAGAAGACGGTGGTACCATGA
- the uvrA gene encoding excinuclease ABC subunit UvrA: MKKITIKGAREHNLNNITVELPRDRLIVLTGVSGSGKSTLAFDTIYAEGQRRYVESLSAYARQFLGLMKKPDVDSIDGLSPAISIEQKTTSKNPRSTVGTVTEIYDYLRLLFARIGTPFCPEHHIPIEAQSPEKIADHIASTMAGTVTILAPVIRQKKGTYQQVFKDLDREGYARVRVNGEIRRTDEEITLERYRKHDIDVVVDRLSVDERSRLVEAIENALAKSEGLVIAVGEDGREETCSALMACPVCGIAFEELQPRMFSFNSPFGACEECNGLGIKMEFDPDLIIPDKSKSIAEGAVMLYRNFLDGYRSQYLGAVAKHFGFSVLTPIKDLTERQYNALMFGSPEQLRLSMRTRNGDSWSHSGTWEGLAPQAERLYHQTQSEYRRRELEKFMRVLPCPKCGGKRLKDKVLAVKVAGKSIVEVTDLSVTGALSFFRTLDLTESQREIAKQVLKEIIARLEFLEQVGVGYLTLSRSAGSLSGGEAQRIRLATQIGSNLTGVLYVLDEPSIGLHQRDNRKLLETLQHLRDLGNTLVVVEHDEETIRSADWVVDMGPGAGLHGGEIVAEGPPDAIARAPTSLTGRYLAGDLRIEVPTTRRQSDRFIRLAGCRENNLKSIDANIPIGVLTVVTGVSGSGKSTLIYETLYRALMQKLHASREPPGKHGNLAFDDEIDKVIVIDQSPIGRTPRSNPATYTKVFDEIRKVFAETKEAKVRGYKPGRFSFNVKGGRCEACQGDGLIKIEMNFLPDVYVECEECKGARYNRETLEVKYRGKSIADVLDMSVEEAMDLFENVPSIRNRLDTLSRVGLGYIKLGQSSTTLSGGEAQRIKLTRELAKRATGKTIYLLDEPTTGLHFHDVKNLIAVLDDLVARGNTMVVIEHNLDVIKSADYIIDLGPEGGDAGGEVVAVGTPEEVALVEGSHTGAFLKEILKKP; the protein is encoded by the coding sequence ATGAAGAAGATCACCATCAAGGGGGCGCGGGAGCACAACCTCAACAACATCACCGTCGAACTCCCGCGCGACCGGCTCATCGTCCTCACCGGCGTGTCCGGATCGGGGAAATCCACGCTTGCCTTCGATACCATCTACGCCGAAGGGCAGCGGCGCTACGTGGAGTCGCTCTCCGCGTATGCACGGCAGTTCCTCGGGCTGATGAAGAAGCCCGACGTTGACAGCATCGACGGGCTCTCGCCTGCCATCTCCATCGAACAGAAGACGACGTCGAAAAATCCCCGGAGCACCGTCGGCACGGTCACCGAGATCTACGACTACCTGCGGCTCCTCTTCGCCCGGATAGGGACGCCGTTCTGCCCGGAACACCATATCCCCATCGAGGCCCAGTCGCCGGAGAAGATAGCCGACCACATCGCCTCGACGATGGCCGGGACGGTCACCATCCTCGCCCCGGTCATCCGGCAGAAGAAGGGTACCTACCAGCAAGTCTTCAAGGACCTCGACCGGGAAGGCTACGCCCGGGTCCGGGTCAACGGCGAGATCCGACGGACGGACGAGGAGATCACCCTCGAGCGCTACCGCAAGCACGACATCGATGTGGTCGTCGACCGACTGAGCGTCGACGAGCGGTCGAGGCTCGTTGAGGCGATCGAGAACGCCCTTGCAAAGTCCGAAGGGCTCGTCATCGCCGTCGGCGAGGATGGCCGGGAAGAGACCTGCTCGGCGCTCATGGCCTGCCCGGTATGCGGAATTGCGTTCGAGGAACTTCAGCCCCGGATGTTCTCCTTCAACAGCCCCTTCGGCGCCTGCGAGGAGTGCAACGGGCTCGGGATCAAGATGGAGTTCGATCCGGACCTGATCATCCCGGACAAGAGCAAGTCCATCGCCGAAGGCGCCGTCATGCTCTACCGGAACTTCCTCGACGGTTACCGGAGCCAGTACCTCGGCGCTGTCGCGAAACACTTCGGGTTCTCGGTCTTAACGCCGATCAAGGACCTCACCGAGCGGCAGTATAATGCCCTGATGTTCGGCTCGCCGGAGCAACTCCGCCTCTCGATGAGGACGAGGAACGGGGACTCGTGGTCGCACTCCGGGACGTGGGAAGGCCTCGCCCCGCAGGCCGAGCGGCTCTACCACCAGACCCAGTCGGAGTACCGTCGCCGCGAACTCGAGAAGTTCATGCGGGTCCTCCCCTGCCCGAAGTGCGGGGGCAAGAGGCTCAAAGACAAGGTGCTTGCCGTGAAGGTCGCCGGGAAGTCCATCGTCGAGGTCACCGACCTTTCGGTTACGGGAGCGCTTTCGTTCTTCCGGACGCTGGACCTCACCGAGAGCCAGCGCGAGATTGCAAAGCAGGTCTTAAAAGAGATCATCGCCCGGCTCGAGTTTCTGGAGCAGGTCGGCGTCGGCTACCTGACCCTCTCGCGGAGCGCCGGGAGCCTTTCGGGAGGGGAAGCGCAGAGGATACGCCTCGCGACGCAGATCGGGTCGAACCTCACGGGGGTTCTCTACGTTCTCGACGAACCCTCCATCGGGCTGCACCAGCGGGACAACCGGAAACTCCTCGAGACCCTGCAGCACCTCCGCGACCTGGGAAACACCCTCGTCGTGGTCGAGCACGACGAGGAGACGATCCGGAGCGCCGACTGGGTCGTGGACATGGGGCCCGGGGCCGGGCTCCACGGCGGCGAGATCGTCGCGGAAGGGCCGCCGGACGCTATCGCGCGAGCCCCCACCTCGCTCACGGGCCGTTACCTTGCGGGCGACCTCAGGATCGAGGTCCCCACGACCCGCCGGCAGAGCGACCGGTTCATCCGCCTTGCGGGCTGCCGGGAGAACAACTTGAAGAGCATCGACGCGAACATCCCCATCGGCGTCCTGACGGTCGTCACCGGGGTCTCGGGGTCGGGGAAGTCCACGCTCATCTACGAGACGCTTTACCGGGCGCTGATGCAGAAACTCCACGCGTCAAGGGAACCCCCGGGTAAACACGGCAACCTTGCCTTCGACGACGAGATCGACAAGGTGATCGTCATCGACCAGAGCCCCATCGGGCGGACGCCGCGCTCGAACCCGGCGACCTACACCAAGGTCTTTGATGAGATCCGGAAGGTCTTTGCCGAAACGAAGGAGGCGAAGGTCCGGGGCTACAAGCCCGGCCGGTTCTCGTTCAACGTCAAAGGCGGGCGGTGCGAGGCCTGCCAGGGCGACGGTCTCATCAAGATCGAGATGAACTTCCTCCCCGACGTCTACGTCGAGTGCGAGGAGTGCAAGGGGGCGCGCTACAACCGCGAGACCCTCGAGGTGAAGTACCGGGGCAAGTCCATCGCCGACGTCCTCGACATGAGCGTCGAGGAGGCGATGGATCTCTTCGAGAACGTCCCCTCGATCAGGAACAGGCTCGACACCCTCTCGAGGGTCGGGCTCGGCTATATCAAACTTGGCCAGAGTTCCACCACTCTCTCGGGCGGCGAGGCGCAGCGGATCAAGCTGACCCGGGAACTCGCAAAGCGGGCCACGGGAAAGACGATCTACCTTCTCGACGAACCGACGACCGGGCTGCACTTCCACGACGTGAAGAACCTGATCGCCGTCCTCGACGATCTGGTGGCCCGGGGGAACACGATGGTGGTTATCGAGCACAACCTGGACGTGATCAAGTCCGCGGACTACATCATCGACCTCGGCCCCGAGGGCGGGGACGCCGGCGGCGAGGTCGTCGCGGTCGGAACCCCCGAAGAGGTTGCCCTGGTCGAAGGGAGCCACACGGGCGCGTTCTTAAAGGAGATCCTCAAGAAGCCATGA
- a CDS encoding ferritin-like domain-containing protein, whose amino-acid sequence MNSEDFQKIITNAIDSEVESYTFYRSVADRVKDANLKTLFLDLAEDEKGHREYLQGLLLRDVNQMHFVAARDYKITDSIEEPELSVDMKPLDGLVLAIKKELQAAQMYTQLASADAEQQTVFVQLANMEKGHKARLEDIYTNMAYPEAW is encoded by the coding sequence ATGAACTCCGAAGACTTCCAGAAGATCATCACGAACGCCATCGACAGCGAAGTAGAGTCGTACACCTTCTACAGGTCGGTCGCCGACAGGGTGAAGGATGCAAACCTGAAGACGCTCTTCCTCGACCTTGCCGAGGACGAGAAGGGCCACCGGGAGTACCTCCAGGGTCTGCTGCTCCGCGATGTAAATCAGATGCACTTTGTCGCGGCTAGGGACTACAAGATCACCGACTCCATCGAAGAGCCCGAGCTCTCGGTCGATATGAAGCCGCTCGACGGCCTGGTCCTTGCCATCAAGAAGGAACTCCAGGCTGCCCAGATGTACACACAGCTTGCCTCCGCGGATGCAGAGCAGCAGACGGTCTTTGTCCAGCTCGCAAATATGGAGAAGGGGCACAAGGCCCGGCTCGAAGACATCTACACCAACATGGCATACCCTGAGGCGTGGTAA
- a CDS encoding DUF5591 domain-containing protein, translating into MREKRIVPGAGAPRRVARIVQDRHGNEIEIFDPPFYRREFEDAYRFIIDEYRVAQREIALFLPCAVRKPYSRSPSHKLFRRIIDGVLAPEDYHIVVFGTCGTVPAELEGMYPYRNYHYMLGKTTDERVRRDFHRIEVYRLKGYLEKTRDTYRHRLAYCIGPFRKAMVEAAEATGIAVDLLPSDPMIERLYDIDCPFPEGSLSMQGYIDEFREGLERLAGKLHAGGTALEGCPERRGPARA; encoded by the coding sequence ATGCGGGAAAAGCGGATAGTGCCGGGTGCGGGCGCGCCCCGGCGGGTGGCCAGGATCGTGCAGGACCGGCACGGGAACGAGATCGAGATATTCGACCCGCCGTTCTACCGGAGGGAGTTCGAGGACGCCTACCGGTTCATCATCGATGAATACCGGGTGGCGCAAAGAGAGATCGCTCTCTTCCTCCCCTGTGCCGTGCGGAAACCCTACAGCCGGAGCCCGAGCCACAAACTCTTCCGGCGGATCATCGACGGCGTCCTTGCCCCGGAGGACTACCATATCGTCGTGTTCGGCACCTGCGGAACCGTCCCCGCGGAGCTCGAGGGCATGTACCCCTACCGAAACTACCACTACATGCTCGGCAAGACCACGGACGAGCGGGTCCGGCGGGATTTCCACCGGATCGAGGTCTACCGGCTGAAGGGCTACCTCGAGAAGACCCGCGACACCTACCGGCACCGGCTCGCCTACTGCATTGGGCCGTTTAGGAAGGCCATGGTGGAGGCCGCGGAAGCGACCGGGATCGCCGTCGACCTCCTCCCCTCCGATCCGATGATCGAGCGCCTCTACGACATCGACTGCCCGTTCCCGGAGGGCAGCCTCTCGATGCAGGGCTACATCGACGAGTTCCGCGAGGGGCTCGAGAGGCTGGCGGGGAAGCTACACGCCGGGGGCACGGCCCTGGAAGGGTGCCCGGAGCGGCGGGGGCCGGCGAGGGCGTGA
- the rbcL gene encoding type III ribulose-bisphosphate carboxylase → MAIDWYEEFVDLNHTPGPDELVALYYFEPAAGISKEEAVGRIASESSTGTWTTLFTLPPRMRDLQAKAFEIEGNYVKIAYPLALWEEGNAAQLLSGIAGNVFGMKALDRLRLIDASLPAEYLRHFKGPHFGMEGIRDMMKIRGRPLTGAVPKPKVGFTAEEHAEVGYETWMGGFDFVKDDENLTSQSFNRFDDRVRAMAKMRDRAEQETGDVKSAFINITADTETMEKRAKMLADYGWNYAMIDVVVAGTAAVATLRDYCSDLGLAIHAHRAMHAAFDRDEKHGITMQFLAKMMRLVGVAQIHTGTAVGKLVGTRAEATVLADMLREKHTNAVDHMALDQDWGNIKSAFPVSSGGLHPGLVPDVLDIYGSELVLLVSGGIHGHPKGTRAGAEAAMQAIEAWKEGETLEEKAKKAPALSEALEKWGRYKPK, encoded by the coding sequence ATGGCGATTGACTGGTACGAAGAGTTTGTTGATTTAAACCACACCCCGGGCCCGGACGAGCTCGTAGCCCTCTACTACTTCGAGCCTGCGGCGGGGATCAGCAAGGAAGAGGCGGTCGGGAGGATCGCGTCGGAGAGTTCGACCGGAACCTGGACCACGCTCTTTACCCTGCCGCCCCGGATGCGGGACCTCCAGGCGAAGGCGTTCGAGATCGAGGGGAATTACGTGAAGATCGCCTACCCCCTCGCCCTCTGGGAGGAGGGGAACGCGGCCCAGCTCCTGAGCGGGATCGCCGGGAACGTCTTCGGGATGAAGGCGCTCGACCGTCTCAGGCTGATCGACGCTTCGCTCCCGGCCGAATACCTCCGCCACTTCAAAGGCCCGCACTTCGGTATGGAGGGGATCCGGGATATGATGAAGATCCGGGGGCGGCCGCTCACGGGAGCGGTGCCGAAGCCGAAGGTAGGCTTCACGGCAGAGGAACACGCAGAGGTCGGTTACGAGACCTGGATGGGCGGGTTCGACTTCGTCAAGGACGACGAGAACCTGACGTCCCAGTCGTTCAACCGGTTCGATGACCGCGTCCGGGCGATGGCGAAGATGCGCGATCGGGCCGAGCAGGAGACCGGCGACGTGAAGTCCGCGTTCATCAACATCACCGCCGACACCGAGACGATGGAGAAGCGGGCGAAGATGCTTGCCGATTACGGCTGGAACTACGCGATGATCGACGTCGTGGTTGCCGGAACCGCTGCCGTCGCGACCCTCCGGGACTACTGCTCCGACCTCGGGCTTGCGATCCACGCCCACCGGGCGATGCACGCGGCCTTCGACCGGGACGAGAAGCACGGGATCACGATGCAGTTCCTGGCGAAGATGATGCGGCTCGTCGGTGTTGCGCAGATCCACACCGGGACCGCTGTGGGCAAACTGGTCGGCACCCGGGCGGAGGCCACGGTGCTTGCGGACATGCTCCGGGAGAAGCATACGAACGCCGTCGACCACATGGCCCTCGACCAGGACTGGGGTAATATCAAGTCCGCTTTCCCGGTCTCGTCGGGCGGCCTCCACCCCGGGCTCGTGCCGGACGTCCTCGACATCTACGGCAGCGAACTCGTTCTCCTGGTCAGCGGCGGCATCCACGGCCACCCGAAGGGGACGCGGGCGGGCGCAGAGGCCGCCATGCAGGCGATCGAGGCCTGGAAGGAGGGGGAGACGCTTGAGGAGAAGGCGAAGAAGGCTCCCGCACTTTCGGAGGCGCTCGAGAAGTGGGGGCGGTATAAGCCGAAGTGA
- a CDS encoding alpha/beta hydrolase, whose amino-acid sequence MERKADNLRPLFDYDAERPPAIEIGGTDISVRDLTYQTAPGRGVRAYLVTPAREEGTRSAAVLYLHPGLGSRATFLAEAVALAGMGAASLLVDAPWAADTAAAWGQAVTDPEEAVREHNRTVIDLRRGIDLLVAQPGIDPDRIGFVGHSVGALFGAVLAGVDRRLRAAVLMAGTGRFVDVAAVNLPDLQGEKFEHYRRTLAELDPAVWVGRAAPTPLFFQAALRDEFFTEEQAREFFEQAGEPKSLEWYDAGHFLDEAARRDRIAWLAGVLSLERSR is encoded by the coding sequence ATGGAACGAAAAGCCGATAATTTGCGCCCGCTCTTCGATTACGATGCAGAGAGACCGCCCGCGATCGAGATTGGCGGCACCGACATCTCGGTCCGCGACCTGACCTACCAGACTGCCCCGGGCCGGGGGGTTCGGGCCTACCTGGTGACCCCGGCAAGAGAGGAGGGGACGCGTTCTGCTGCCGTCCTCTACCTCCACCCGGGACTTGGTTCCCGCGCCACGTTCCTCGCCGAGGCCGTGGCCCTTGCCGGGATGGGTGCGGCCTCCCTGCTCGTCGACGCTCCCTGGGCCGCCGATACGGCAGCAGCCTGGGGTCAGGCAGTCACAGATCCCGAGGAGGCCGTGCGGGAGCATAACCGGACGGTGATCGACCTTCGCCGGGGGATAGATCTCCTCGTAGCGCAGCCGGGCATCGATCCGGACCGGATCGGGTTCGTAGGCCACAGTGTCGGGGCGCTTTTCGGGGCGGTGCTCGCCGGCGTCGATCGGCGTCTTCGAGCCGCCGTCCTGATGGCGGGCACCGGAAGGTTTGTCGATGTCGCCGCGGTGAACCTGCCCGACCTGCAGGGCGAGAAATTCGAGCATTACCGCCGGACGCTCGCGGAACTCGACCCTGCCGTCTGGGTCGGCCGTGCCGCACCCACCCCGCTCTTCTTCCAGGCCGCTCTTCGCGACGAGTTCTTCACGGAGGAGCAGGCCCGGGAGTTCTTCGAGCAGGCAGGCGAACCGAAGTCGCTCGAGTGGTACGACGCAGGCCATTTCCTTGACGAAGCGGCCCGCCGCGACCGTATCGCGTGGCTGGCCGGGGTGCTCTCGCTGGAGCGTTCCCGGTAA
- a CDS encoding IS5 family transposase, whose translation MSALVDRNGLPLACTVVPANTHDSRLYEPTLEGFEIPEVSVRPTIISADAAYDAREIRQYNRNRGIKSNIPVNQRSRKQPKRGRPFWFDPELYKKRSAVERFFSWIEAFKKIVPRYERYEHSFLGLIHLACSVMIARVLG comes from the coding sequence ATGAGTGCTCTGGTCGATCGGAACGGTCTCCCGCTTGCCTGCACGGTTGTACCGGCAAATACCCATGATTCCCGACTCTACGAGCCAACCCTTGAAGGATTTGAGATTCCGGAGGTGTCGGTTCGTCCCACGATCATCTCCGCAGATGCGGCCTATGATGCCCGGGAGATTCGTCAGTACAACCGGAACCGGGGAATTAAGAGCAACATCCCGGTCAACCAGAGATCGCGGAAACAGCCGAAACGAGGGAGGCCATTCTGGTTTGATCCAGAACTCTACAAAAAGCGCAGTGCGGTAGAGCGGTTCTTCAGCTGGATTGAAGCGTTTAAGAAGATTGTTCCAAGATACGAGCGGTATGAGCACTCATTCCTCGGCCTGATCCACCTGGCATGCAGCGTCATGATTGCGAGAGTATTGGGATGA
- a CDS encoding IS5/IS1182 family transposase has translation MAFREIDDDLWDIVQKHLPPTKPHIGRPRCDPRGLINGVLYVLTTGCSWLDVPAKYGTKSTVHRYHLELCEKGVYQAIFLDLLRSGYEIKKIDLSHCSTDTKAIPAKKGDQPAMMAIKR, from the coding sequence ATGGCGTTCCGGGAAATTGACGATGATCTCTGGGACATTGTCCAGAAACACCTCCCCCCAACGAAGCCGCACATCGGTCGACCTCGCTGTGATCCCCGCGGGCTGATCAACGGCGTCCTGTACGTTCTGACCACCGGATGCTCCTGGCTCGATGTACCGGCTAAATACGGCACCAAATCGACGGTTCACCGGTACCACCTCGAACTCTGCGAGAAAGGCGTGTACCAGGCGATCTTCCTCGACCTGCTCCGGTCGGGGTACGAGATCAAAAAAATCGATCTCTCGCACTGTTCCACCGATACTAAGGCTATTCCCGCTAAAAAAGGGGATCAACCGGCTATGATGGCTATAAAAAGGTAA
- a CDS encoding ArsR/SmtB family transcription factor, producing the protein MLTLSFSTLPELARLLSLLGNEQRLAVLGAIAAEEKYAREIAEELGISRPLAAIYLRQLEKLGLAEGNSRTSDEPPYLRRCYRAVPFEVVLNLDLIVSLERSKDETG; encoded by the coding sequence ATGTTGACATTGTCTTTCAGCACCCTTCCCGAACTGGCGCGGCTGCTCTCCCTGCTCGGGAACGAGCAGCGACTTGCCGTACTCGGGGCAATCGCGGCCGAAGAGAAGTATGCTCGCGAGATAGCCGAAGAACTCGGCATATCGCGCCCGCTGGCCGCCATTTATCTCCGGCAGCTCGAGAAACTCGGTCTTGCGGAAGGGAACAGCAGGACGTCGGACGAACCCCCGTATCTCCGGAGGTGCTACCGGGCGGTGCCGTTTGAGGTGGTGCTGAACCTGGATTTGATTGTGTCATTAGAGAGGTCAAAGGATGAGACAGGATAG